DNA from Streptomyces rishiriensis:
GCGGCCGTGGTGCCCGTCGTCACCGTGCGCTCTTCCCGCTCGGAATCGCGTTGGATGATCACACGGACGTCCGACACCGGTATCTCCTGACTGAAGGTGGGTGCGGCGCCATACCCTGGGCGCGCGCAAGAGGCGATCGTACCGACCCGCACCCGCCGACCGCGAAATCAGCCCCCCGGCTGTTCCCCTCCGCAGGCCTCGTCGAAATAGTCCGTGCCCGCCGCGTTCCCCCGTACCGACTTCATCAGCCGGTCCCGCTCGGCCTCGTCGACCTGCACGGCGACGACCCCGCAGGCGCCGGAGAGCCTGCGGAACCCGCCCCTGCTCTCCAGCCGGCCCTGGACCCGTACCGGCAGTCCGCCCAGATGGGCCTGCCCGGCGATGCGGTAGTCCTCCTCGTCGAGGGTGAGCCGGACGTGCGGGATCTCGGCGCCGGCCAGCACGCGCAGCCGTACGCTGCCCTCGCCGCGCGGCCCCGACCTGCGCATCCGGACGACCGTGCCGGTGATCCGTACGGGCTCGGAGGGCTCCGCGCGCAGATAGCGGGCGCCCGCCTCGCGCAGCACGGACAGGTCGCCGGGCGAGAACTCGACCGGTTCACCGCCCACCGCGCACGCCTCGGGGACTCCGGCGGCCGGCGCCCACTCGACGGCGATCCGGGCGCCCTCGGTACCCCGGACGAGGGTGATCAGCGCCTCGGTGAGCTCACGGCTGGCGCCGGCCTCCACGGCGCCGTCGAAGGCGTCCATGCCGCCGGTGGCCCGCTGGTAGTCGATGGCCTCACGGACCGCGTACAGGGCCTGGTGAAGGCGGACGGCGAGGGGGCGGGCGCCCGGCACGGGCACGAAGGCGGTCAGCCGGCGTCCACCGGCCGCGGAGCCGACGAGGACGCTGTCCAGCGTCGCGAAGGCCGCGCGCCGGTGCCTGGCGCCGTGGTAGCCGGCCCGGGCGCGCGTGGCGAGCGCGCCGGCCAGCAGTATCTGCCGGGCGGCGGAGCGCAGCTGCTCCTCGACGGGCCAGGACGCGGTCCCGGCGGGCCCGACGGGCGTGTCACGCCACCAGCGGATCTCGTCGCTGGGGACGGCCAGCGCGACGAGCACCTCGCGCGCGGAGGGCATGCCGCTGCGGGCCAGCGCGAGCAGCGCCTCGCCGAGCAGGTCGTCGCTGTCGGGGAAGGCCCGGCTCTCCGGCACGAGCAGGCTGGTCCCACTACCGCCCGGTCCGGGCGGGGTCCAGCGGCCGTAGCGGCCGGCCGCGCCGCCGCGCCGCTGCCAGCCGTGCCGGCGCAACAGGGCGCCGAGGACGACCGGGTCGACCTCGGCGGGCTCGGGCGACTGGTTCCAGTGGGCCTCGGGGTGCGGCCGTACGGCCCGCAGTGGCTCGTCGAGGGGGCGGTGGGTCACGGTCTGCCTCCCGTCCCGGCCCGCGTCATGATCTCGCACAGCGCCCGGTCGTCGAAGATGCGTGTGGTGGGTATCCGCACGGTGGTCCGGGTCCGGCCGGTGATCGGGTGGCCGGCGAGATTGACCCAGTAGCAGCAGTGCCGCAGTTCGAGGCAGTCGTGGCCGGCGCGCAGCCACTGGTCCTGGGACCGCGGGACGAGCATCACGACGAGGATCTTGTGCACCGACACCGGGGTGCGGGCGAGCTTGCGCAGGTGGTCGTTGTCGAGCGTGAAGGAGAAGAAGCGGCCGGGCGGGTCGGGCCGGACCTGGTAGGTCGCCTTGAGCTGCACCTTGATGGTGATCTCGTCGTCGACGGTGTGCCCGGGCGCGCTGTGGCTGACGTGCCAGTCGATGCCGTTGTCCGGGAACGGCTGGGACAGCGAGCATCCCGCCGCCGCCGCGACGGCGTGCAGATAGCCCACCTGGAGTGTCTCCATGCAGGCGGTGGTGGCGAGCGTGCCGCGTTGGAGGCCCTCGCGTTCGGGCAGCAGCCCGCCCCGCTCGGGCTGCGCTATCGCCATGACCAACAGCCTTCCGCGCAGAGCCGGTCCGTGTGACGGGCCGCTGAACTGCGATGACCCGTACTCGTGTTGTGTCCTTCCGGCGTACGGCGCAAACAGCCCGGGTATCACCAAACAGGCAGAAGACGGAGCGTCAGCTGCCCTGGGTGAGCGAGGGGTTGAGTAGGTATGACGTACTGGTACGAGGGGCCACTGGCCGCCTTTGACACGGAGACGACGGGTGTCGACGTGGAGACCGACCGGATCGTGTCGGCCGCCCTCGTCGTCCAGGACGCGCCGGGAGGCCGGCCGAGGGTGAGCCGCTGGCTGGTGAACCCGGGCGTGCCGGTGCCGGCCGGGGCGACCGAGGTGCACGGGCTGACGGAGGATCACCTCCAGCGCAACGGCCGCTGGCCGGCGCCGGTGATGTTCGAGATAGCCGAGCTGCTCGCCGAGCAGACCGCCGCCGGGCGCCCGTTGGTGGTGATGAACGCGCCGTTCGACCTGACCCTGCTCGACCGTGAGCTGCGCAGGCACCGGGCCTCGGCGCTGGACGACTGGCTGGGCGCGGCGCCGTTGCGGGTGCTGGACCCGCGGGTCCTCGACAAGCATCTGGACCGCTACCGCAAGGGCCGGCGCACCCTCACCGACCTGTGCGCCCACTACGGCGTGACGCTGGACGACGCGCACGACGCGGCGGCGGACGCGCTGGCCGCTCTGGAGGTCGTCCGGGCGCTGGGCCGGCGGTTCGCGGCCCGCCTGGAGCGCCTGTCCCCCGCCGAGCTGCACATGCTCCAGACGACCTGGCACGCGGCCCAGGCGCGAGGGCTCCAGGCGTGGTTCGCGCGCAGCGGCACACCGGAGACGGTGGACACGTCCTGGCCGCTGCGCCCGGAGCTGCCGGCGGCGGCCTGAGCCGGGCGCCGGACACACGAAAAAGCCGGTCCGCGTGGTGCGGACCGGCCTTTCCCGGTGGGCGATACTGGGTTCGAACCAGTGACCTCTTCGGTGTGAACGAAGCGCTCTCCCACTGAGCTAATCGCCCGGGAACGCACCGAACAATACAGGTCTTCGCGGGCTTCCTTCAAACCGCTTCGAGGTGGGCGGCCAGGCCGCGCCGTCCGGCCCGCATCATCAGCCGGTGGTTGAGGCGGAACACCGGCCGGCCGGGGACGGCGAGCCGCCGCAGCAGCGGCTTGTCGACCCGGACCACCTGGTCGTAGCGGGCGAGGGCGCCGGAGCCGTCGGCGGTGACCGTCCAGCGCGCCCAGCCGTCGATGTCGCCCGTCATGGCGACCTCCAGGACCCCGGCCGCCGCGTCGCGCCGCACCTCACGGGCGGTGAACGTCATGTCGTACGGGAGGAACGAGCGGATGCGGATGACGCCGGTCGCGCCGTCGATCCGGTGCACCTCGCGCACCTGGCGCCACCATCGCGGGTAGTCCTCGACCCGCTCCAGCGCGTCGTACACGCGGGCGGGCGGCGCGGGCAGCGCCCACAGGCTGCGGAAGCGGTATCGGGTCCAGTCCATGAAGCGAGTGTGCCCGCGCGGGGTGCGGCCAACGGCATGTTGAGTACGTTCTGAGTACGTGCGCTCATGCTCTCGGTCGTGACGCG
Protein-coding regions in this window:
- a CDS encoding 3'-5' exonuclease; the encoded protein is MTYWYEGPLAAFDTETTGVDVETDRIVSAALVVQDAPGGRPRVSRWLVNPGVPVPAGATEVHGLTEDHLQRNGRWPAPVMFEIAELLAEQTAAGRPLVVMNAPFDLTLLDRELRRHRASALDDWLGAAPLRVLDPRVLDKHLDRYRKGRRTLTDLCAHYGVTLDDAHDAAADALAALEVVRALGRRFAARLERLSPAELHMLQTTWHAAQARGLQAWFARSGTPETVDTSWPLRPELPAAA
- a CDS encoding SRPBCC family protein → MDWTRYRFRSLWALPAPPARVYDALERVEDYPRWWRQVREVHRIDGATGVIRIRSFLPYDMTFTAREVRRDAAAGVLEVAMTGDIDGWARWTVTADGSGALARYDQVVRVDKPLLRRLAVPGRPVFRLNHRLMMRAGRRGLAAHLEAV
- a CDS encoding DUF4365 domain-containing protein is translated as MAIAQPERGGLLPEREGLQRGTLATTACMETLQVGYLHAVAAAAGCSLSQPFPDNGIDWHVSHSAPGHTVDDEITIKVQLKATYQVRPDPPGRFFSFTLDNDHLRKLARTPVSVHKILVVMLVPRSQDQWLRAGHDCLELRHCCYWVNLAGHPITGRTRTTVRIPTTRIFDDRALCEIMTRAGTGGRP